The following proteins are co-located in the Haliotis asinina isolate JCU_RB_2024 chromosome 13, JCU_Hal_asi_v2, whole genome shotgun sequence genome:
- the LOC137259957 gene encoding ankyrin repeat, PH and SEC7 domain containing protein secG-like encodes MALTTVVFFTLVLYGIKAVHADTSMSSFTARVRRVEGEIRAWKVMAVDAGTKLINNFTELEKSLKQEVNETFIPSLIKRLVKQTITDLLTGDYTRNITSRHDFGEVHTLKAREENATKQLEAITEELRRVQRERDTYKESLGKLRGELTKDLLDVQLQLNQTVDDARSYARMRCCGEIEIKEDESSLSGTISSVANPGRTSVTPSEADGNIYSAIQKGDLERVKQILAAGHVDINMRSTRFSRTPVMVAALRGQSDVVKLLMDRGANMSLVDKFGNNVLHHACTGGDLETVKLILSQNMMYINSRGNESRTPLMEAAFWGESDVVKLLVDRGANMSLVDKFGNNVIHHACIGGDLETVKLILSQNVMYINSRGNESRTPLMEAAWRGQSNVVKLLVDRGANLSLVDEYSYNVLHFACMGGDLETVQLILSQNVTDINIRGNGSRTPLMEAAFWGESDVVKLLMDRGANMSLVDKFGNNVLHHACIGGDLETVKLILSQNVMYINSRGNESRTPLMEAAWSEHRDVVKLLVDRGANLSLVDEYSYNVLHFACMGGDLETVQLILSQNVTDINIRGNGSRTPLMEAAWRGHRDVVEFLVGRGANMSLVDKMGDNVLHFASTGGDLKTVELILSLNKVDINATNSNGQTAIDLARDKGHQRVVDFLVSHDAH; translated from the exons ATGGCACTGACAACTGTTGTATTCTTCACTCTTGTGTTGTACGGTATTAAAGCCGTACATGCTGATACCAGTATGTCATCCTTCACTGCACGTGTGAGACGAGTGGAAGGAGAGATCCGTGCATGGAAAGTTATGGCCGTTGATGCTGGGACGAAACTGATTAACAATTTTACAGAGTTGGAGAAGTCGCTGAAACAGGAAGTGAATGAAACATTCATTCCTTCTTTGATCAAGCGTCTCGTCAAACAAACGATCACCGACCTCCTTACAGGAGATTACACAAGGAATATCACCAGCAGACATGACTTCGGTGAAGTTCATACACTGAAAGCCAGAGAAGAAAACGCAACAAAACAACTTGAAGCAATAACGGAAGAGTTGAGACGTGTTCAACGCGAAAGAGATACTTACAAAGAAAGTCTTGGGAAACTACGGGGCGAATTGACCAAAGACCTCCTTGACGTACAGCTGCAGCTGAATCAGACGGTAGATGATGCAAGGTCCTATGCAAGGATGCGTTGTTGTGGGGAGATAGAGATTAAAGAGGATGAAAGTTCGCTGTCAGGGACAATTTCAAGCGTTGCGAATCCTGGACGTACATCAG TGACTCCATCAGAAGCAGACGGCAATATCTACTCCGCCATACAGAAGGGTGACCTAGAGAGAGTGAAGCAGATCCTGGCAGCGGGTCATGTAGACATCAACATGAGAAGTACACGGTTTAGCAGGACGCCGGTGATGGTGGCAGCACTGCGTGGACAAAGCGATGTAGTGAAGCTCCTGATGGATAGAGGGGCTAATATGTCACTGGTAGACAAATTCGGTAACAATGTCCTTCACCATGCCTGCACTGGTGGGGACCTGGAGACCGTGAAGCTGATCCTGTCACAGAACATGATGTATATCAACAGTAGAGGAAACGAAAGCAGGACACCGCTGATGGAGGCAGCATTTTGGGGAGAAAGCGATGTGGTGAAGCTCCTTGTAGATAGAGGGGCTAATATGTCACTGGTAGACAAATTCGGTAACAATGTCATTCACCATGCCTGCATTGGTGGAGACCTGGAGACCGTGAAGCTGATCCTGTCACAGAACGTGATGTATATCAACAGTAGAGGAAACGAAAGCAGGACACCGCTGATGGAGGCAGCATGGAGGGGACAAAGCAATGTGGTGAAGCTCCTGGTGGATAGAGGGGCTAATCTGTCACTGGTTGACGAGTACAGTTACAACGTCCTTCACTTCGCTTGTATGGGTGGAGACCTAGAGACTGTGCAGCTGATCCTGTCACAGAATGTGACGGATATCAATATTAGAGGAAACGGAAGCAGGACACCGCTGATGGAGGCAGCATTTTGGGGAGAAAGCGATGTGGTGAAGCTCCTGATGGATAGAGGGGCTAATATGTCACTGGTAGACAAATTCGGTAACAATGTCCTTCACCATGCCTGCATTGGTGGAGACCTGGAGACCGTGAAGCTGATCCTGTCACAGAACGTGATGTATATCAACAGTAGAGGAAACGAAAGCAGGACACCGCTGATGGAGGCAGCATGGAGTGAACACAGAGATGTAGTGAAGCTCCTTGTAGATAGAGGGGCTAATCTGTCACTGGTTGACGAGTACAGTTACAACGTCCTTCACTTCGCTTGTATGGGTGGAGACCTAGAGACTGTGCAGCTGATCCTGTCACAGAATGTGACGGATATCAATATTAGAGGAAACGGAAGCAGGACACCGCTGATGGAGGCAGCATGGAGGGGACACCGAGATGTGGTGGAGTTCCTTGTGGGTAGAGGGGCTAATATGTCACTGGTGGACAAGATGGGTGACAACGTCCTTCATTTCGCCAGTACTGGTGGAGACCTGAAGACCGTGGAACTGATCCTGTCTCTCAACAAGGTGGACATCAACGCCACGAACTCAAATGGACAGACAGCTATCGACTTAGCGAGAGACAAGGGACATCAGCGTGTGGTTGATTTCCTGGTGTCACATGATGCTCACTGA
- the LOC137260394 gene encoding uncharacterized protein, with amino-acid sequence MDSVRFQLTLEQVESLVSKGAVQEIPLQDLTPGFYSPVFVRPKRNSGKWRLIHDLKEFNSSYLEQPPYFRLLTVPSAMRLPEPSDYMVSLDLQDAYLHIPIHLADQRYLRFVLGGRQFQWNVLPFGISCAPWLFTRVTQPIVQFLHELQVQFLMYLDDGFAHNPSPSILEAQRDLVIHLLRRLGWLVNLEKSDLVPTTSLQYLGAILDTVAFKAFVPKERMTRLAPLMTRALSEPLSLRQWQRILGLLTSAQELTIRGRLMLRPLQVFLNEHVRETHCLHPINLPPHLRHFLTWWQVDDNVLKGVPLRTPLPTSHLFVDASTQGWGAHLGSDQMAGTWSATQQDRHINVLELDAVRLAILHWSVPLRHQTLLVHTDSSVAAWTINRQGSTRATPLLDLTLRLFELVDRLCLSIRAVHIPGAKNVLADVLSRPDAPPSTEWQLNPRTFQSLCLQFSRPMLDLFATRLNCQLPIYVSPVPDPAAWAVDALSLEWEGMDAYAFPPPAVLAQVVAKLQTTKSIRLLLVAPMWPARPWGLRNSGYSKRVASALASSQRKTTQKLYDFQWGSFSSFCEDNGVEAGSATLPQIADYLVHLRNVRGLKASSINTNLAAIMSVIRKRSSGLDISVLRELIKSFRQAEGRRKPRAPEWDLAVVLDHLKSDFYEPLEEAPLLRVTVKTTFLVAMASAARISELHALQADLLRFEATDGGSASLGLAPDFVCKNQQADELGRTFHIPSLGPLVDPTEEGALSLCPVRALRVYTDRTRSLRQGRRRLFLPHSQRSKREIDRRALGVYLRLAIIEAYKGQDRPLPTRTNPHEIRAVSATMAYHRNIAVADIMAGCFWKSGLVFANHYLRTLSNEDLTGISRLGPQVFAQQRTGDPYPLIRRGAAPL; translated from the exons ATGGACTCCGTCAGGTTCCAACTCACCTTAGAGCAGGTGGAGTCTCTAGTCTCCAAGGGGGCAGTTCAGGAAATCCCCCTCCAGGATCTGactcccgggttctattcccccgtTTTTGTCAGGCCCAAACGCAACTCGGGGAAATGGCGGCTGATTCACGACTTGAAGGAGTTCAACTCCTCCTACCTCGAACAGCCGCCATATTTTCGACTCTTGACTGTTCCATCAGCCATGCGGTTACCGGAGCCCTCGGACTACATGGTGTCCCTCGACCTCCAGGATGCGTACCTGCACATCCCCATTCACTTGGCGGATCAAAGGTACCTCCGTTTCGTCCTGGGGGGCAGGCAGTTTCAGTGGAATGTCCTCCCGTTCGGGATTTCCTGTGCCCCATGGCTGTTCACTCGTGTGACCCAACCCATCGTCCAGTTCCTCCACGAACTCCAGGTCCAATTCCTTATGTACCTGGACGATGGGTTCGCTCACAACCCTTCGCCCTCCATTCTTGAGGCGCAACGGGACCTCGTCATCCACCTCCTTCGACGCCTAGGGTGGCTAGTGAACCTGGAGAAGTCGGACCTGGTACCAACCACCTCTCTCCAATACCTAGGTGCCATACTGGATACAGTAGCCTTCAAGGCTTTTGTACCCAAGGAGCGGATGACCAGGCTAGCGCCCCTGATGACTCGGGCACTATCAGAGCCCCTGTCCCTCAGGCAGTGGCAGCGGATATTGGGCCTCCTGACGTCAGCCCAGGAGCTAACCATAAGGGGGAGGCTGATGCTCCGACCTCTTCAGGTGTTCCTCAACGAGCACGTCAGGGAGACCCACTGTCTTCACCCAATAAATCTCCCACCTCACCTCAGACACTTCCTCACCTGGTGGCAAGTGGACGACAACGTCCTCAAAGGAGTTCCCCTAAGGACACCTCTCCCGACCAGTCACCTTTTCGTGGACGCCTCCACCCAAGGATGGGGCGCTCACTTGGGGTCGGACCAGATGGCAGGTACCTGGTCGGCAACCCAGCAGGACcggcacatcaatgtgctggaGTTGGACGCCGTACGACTTGCCATCCTCCATTGGTCCGTTCCCCTCAGGCACCAGACCTTACTGGTCCACACGGACAGCTCAGTCGCAGCCTGGACGATCAACCGTCAAGGCTCCACCAGAGCCACTCCTCTCCTAGACCTGACCCTCCGCCTGTTCGAACTGGTAGACAGGCTCTGCCTGAGCATCCGTGCAGTTCACATTCCAGGAGCCAAGAACGTCCTGGCAGATGTTCTCTCCCGGCCGGACGCGCCTCCTTCGACAGAGTGGCAACTGAACCCGCGGACGTTTCAGTCCCTCTGTCTCCAGTTCAGCAGGCCCATGTTGGATCTGTTTGCCACCAGGCTGAACTGCCAGCTCCCGATCTATGTATCCCCCGTGCCGGACCCAGCGGCCTGGGCCGTCGATGCACTGTCGCTAGAGTGGGAAGGGATGGACGCTTATGCCTTCCCTCCCCCAGCGGTTCTAGCACAGGTAGTGGCCAAGCTTCAGACCACCAAGTCCATCAGACTGCTTCTGGTGGCTCCCATGTGGCCTGCCCGGCCCTG GGGGCTCAGGAACAGTGGATACTCCAAGCGAGTAGCCTCGGCCTTGGCTTCCTCACAGAGGAAAACCACGCAGAAGCTCTACGACTTCCAGTGGGGTTCCTTTTCCTCCTTCTGTGAAGACAACGGCGTGGAGGCCGGTTCTGCCACTCTTCCCCAGATAGCTGATTATCTGGTTCACTTGCGCAACGTTCGAGGGCTCAAGGCCTCCTCCATTAACACCAATCTGGCGGCCATCATGTCCGTTATAAGGAAGAGGTCGTCGGGACTGGACATTTCTGTACTGAGGGAGCTCATCAAGTCTTTCCGACAGGCGGAGGGTCGGCGCAAGCCGAGGGCTCCTGAGTGGGATCTGGCAGTGGTCCTTGACCACCTCAAGTCAGATTTTTATGAGCCTCTGGAAGAGGCTCCCCTCCTCCGCGTCACGGTGAAGACCACCTTTCTAGTGGCCATGGCCTCGGCGGCCCGAATATCGGAGCTTCACGCTCTTCAGGCGGATCTCCTGAGATTTGAGGCCACGGATGGAGGATCGGCGTCCTTGGGCCTCGCCCCCGACTTCGTTTGCAAGAACCAACAGGCAGACGAACTGGGACGTACCTTCCACATCCCTTCCTTAGGGCCGTTGGTAGACCCGACGGAGGAGGGAGCACTCTCTCTCTGCCCTGTCAGGGCTCTCCGAGTGTATACCGACCGTACCCGCTCCCTTAGGCAGGGGCGGCGGAGGCTCTTCCTCCCTCACTCCCAGAGGAGCAAAAGGGAGATTGATCGGAGAGCTCTTGGGGTATACCTTCGGTTGGCCATCATAGAGGCCTACAAAGGCCAGGACAGACCTCTTCCGACTCGAACcaacccacacgagatcaggGCCGTCTCGGCCACCATGGCTTATCACCGCAACATTGCGGTGGCGGACATCATGGCGGGCTGCTTCTGGAAGTCTGGCTTGGTGTTCGCCAACCACTATTTACGAACCCTCTCCAACGAGGATCTGACAGGCATTTCAAGGCTAGGACCCCAGGTCTTTGCCCAGCAAAGAACGGGGGATCCTTACCCTTTAATTCGGCGCGGGGCTGCTCCTCTTTAG